GGAGAGACCTAGCACTACCCATACTTGTAGTACGAATGAAGGtagcgatggttccacctcgatcccagccGCCGcgtccaccgcgccgcttcgaacgcagccgcttacgcaactgcactaggcttcacggtttttttttacccgaccAAACATGTTTTCAACACCCAGAAACCACATTTCTATGGCATGCTACCTTTTTTTGATCACTGAATTGTTTGCTTCAcataaaactcaaaaataaatggaatgtATTCGGCCAAATTAACTGTTATTGAATGGAATGCTAAAACCAGGTTTAATTTCAGTAAATATCTGTTTCCCTATTTCTGTCAATTActcctcatctttttttttaaatactctTCATTTCAGCTTGAATGTAAAATGTGTATGACTCTGAAGCCAACtatacttttaaaaatgacTCTACTGTTTCAGTGCCTTGGCAGAACTTGTCACACCTTTGCGGTTCCATCCGGATAGCTTCATTCGTTCATCTGTCCTTTTTGCATACTTCTCTATCGCTGTTGCAGTACCAGAATCGGTcgaaacaattttcttcatctaTTTAATCTTTATATCCTTTTCCCTTTTCAcgttatgaaagaaaaactttcaggTGTTTTTCGAGTTCTTTGGTGCCGTTGTGCGAGGTTGGATCGAGTGGGCACTTTCTTGTGCAGATGACGTCGATTCTGCCGAACACCAACGGAACCTCGCTAGGAGTGTGGCATCGGTGTTATTGGAGAAGATTGACGGAACTGCAACTGTTCAGGAGTCTAACGGCGCATCAAATGTATTGTATTCAAAGTGACTTTCTCTTCACTGAAACGATCTTTCATTTATAGGGTTATCCataagattttttcattttcagtatGTATTTTATGTCAGCTAGTTCATCTGATTTTTAGTCATCCCCATTCTCCACTAAATTTTTCAATGTCAGATTTTCGAAAAGTGGAACTGCATGTCCTAAAACATTGAATGTTTCAAAGTTTACAGAGTAAAACGTTGATCAGACGGTTGCCCCAATAatgtgaataataataagacaTAAATGGTGCTTTCAATCGTTCCGTCATGGTCGCTTGTTGATTTCTGTATTTTAAGCGTAGAATCTGGAAATACCATCACTGTGGTTAATTTTGGTAGATCTAACATATAACAGAAATGTTGACtgatgtacaaaaaaaaaagttgcctTATGTGCAAAAATGTTGCCTGATATTTAATGTGGATTCCTGTTGTCTAAGTCACCTCTAGCAAGTTGGTGCGACACTCAAAGTTGTGAGGGAGCATGTTCAGAACAGCTCGACAAATTCATCGCACCTTATCTCGGTAGTCCTGTCACCAGGTACCAACTAGTGCTTACTCTGAAGGCTTGCGGACATGCTTTATTTGCAGGTTTCTAGCGTCGCTAAAAACTTACAGTAGTACTGCAACCAATATCAGATCaaacttttctttccaaaatgaaTCGCATTTCGATAGAAAAGAAGCGAGGCACTGCTCATTAAAGCGGTACTGGTAACAACTCCAAATATGAGCAGTGAATTTTTTGTGGCTTTGTCTATTAAGATCGTCGAAGTTCCTTATCACGGATCCGCTTGGCTTGATAAAGCTATGATTCAGCGTAGTTGATTCCTATTTCAATTACTCCGAATGGCTCTaatattaatttgtttttcaaaagtgtGGAAAGTTTAGTGCTACACAGTGTGAAATGTCCAGGAGCTCTGACGAGCATGTTACGGAAAGCAACCAAGGTTGTCATTATAGGGATCTCTAAGGATATTTGGAAACAAAATTAGGCAAGATTTTAGAAGTTACAGTAATTACAGTTCAGGGGCTGGAGTATTACAAAATGCTGCAATAATATATGCATGTATGCAATATGCAGACAACCAAATGGGGTAAAATACAATAGGGATCTAATTGCCACTTCATTGCCTTATcgacatttattcaagatacCGACGCTCTTCCCTAGTATTAGTATTTCGTGGATTGAGTTCGAACCTCTCCTCCCAAGAATGCCTAAAAAAATCTGCGTGAAATATGATAGAAGATAAAATTACCCACATCATTAGAAGTGGGGTGCTGCCTCTATAGGATAAAGAGTTTTATTAACGTTAACAGTGCTGCTaagtgacttacttgacttaagcgGCGGGCTGAtttcatcgcctgacgcgattacccgcatcttcgccgaggtgtgccgtccttgaacacagctctgcccaaccttctcgatcttctgcgagagcttgcacagaatcaatccattcgtcgttgttccatattctgcgaaaccttacgtctcgcctgaactgcctatccacgccaagtgtcctcaggtcctctttcaccacctcagtccagaacttccgttttcggccaggtggcttcttccagcttgaacccggcaaactccccagaactcgttgaagaaggcgatctgccggtctccttaatatatgacaaaAGAAGCgcagacgatttactttagccactttcgatggcggtgcaagatgttgatgtcttccacgtgtcattcgccagtataccacatcaatttctgagcagctttcgttccgtgcagtcgagcctctccataaccgttgatggtgctgcccaagtctccgatccgtacatcatgatggggcgaattgcggataagtagactcgcagcttgacttcgttggtgatgggggtcgacaacaggcatttcgttaaggagttaaatgcagaagtggccctagcgcatctttgctgaacatatCTCTCGTAGCtaccgttgttcttcagcgtacagcccaggtaacagaactcatcgacgagttctatcggttgtccgttcaCCCTGAtccccgttcgaggtctcgaaaagatccacatctgcttgcatttatcagggcgtagacttAGTCCAGGACTGCAGCTTCAATACAAGGTTGACTACATGTTGAAGTTCCGTACAGCTTTCtccgaatataacaacatcgctGGAGTGCTCGAGATCGATCAAGGGGCACCATGATTgtgctaagacgatgtcggcaggacactggtcgactgttcttcgcataatgtcgtcgatggcgaaattgaacaagaaGGGTCTTGCCACTGCCCTTTGTCTTACTCCacttaccacctcaaacggtgttgtatgtccggctggtgttcgaactgcagcagttgattcatgtcatcaagcaagcgaacgaactttcctgatACTCCATCAACGCGGAGCACGTTgaaaagacggcctcggtgaggagagtcgaacgcgacttcaaagtccagaaacgctagttgcattggcttcgaatagcgctgccagatttcgatcactgtcctaacgatgaacacctggttaATCGCGGATCGACGctgacgaaagccagcttgctcgtcacgCGTTGTTTCTTTGCGATGCTTATTacgtcggtccaggataatccgctccaaaaccttgtacataacacgcaacaaggagattcctcgataattcatagggtccgtgacggataacttcttgagGGAAATTAAGATGACGTGTCTCCATGAGTCAGGTATGCTTTCATCTATCCATACTGAGTAGATGATATTGGTcctctcacgaatcccagacgtaggaagatatttcagaatttctgcCTCAgttccgtcgtctccaccagattttccatttctcatcttttggatagaaaccagaacctccgactcgatcgatggttcctcgttaaccgcttACGTCAGCCCATGAACGTTTTCGAATTCAGTTCTCGTCTCGACTATTCAGCAAGGTTTTGAAGTGACCTCCTCCTCCCAAATTGGAGAGGTTGCCTCACCGACAaccactccattggcagtgttgagggcTGGAGAACGTGGTACCGCTATGCTGCTTCAGCGGAGCATATgatttccgcgggttcttctCCTCCCACGTCTTTTCAAACtacttcgctcttgacgtccactcataatcgcggtcttgttgcagttgacgacgcaactttGTTCTGAGGCGCTTTTCCAGGTTGACATCACCAGTGCTGCCGACGACACATACAGAACTGTAGCTGgatcttgtctccgcagatgcaaaagcAAACTTCTTTCGCGGCATTAGTGCTGAAAAGTtttccttgcagcgtcctggatgcactttgcgAAGGAATCAGTACCACATTTTCTTATCCacactccaacatgaatagacacacgttggcgaaATTTCGTTCCGCATTCTCCGTCTTTCAGATCTGCCATGTCGTTTTTCGGTGAAAGGGGAACTTCTCGGATCCCTTCGTGGATCCGTATCCcgaagctgagaagaaactttttttatgtGAATATGTTCTGATTTGTTCTCTTCTccgtgttcgacttcaataaAGCTTCTCGTCTTCGGCTGTATCGGCATCCACAACAACTGGCGATCAGCCGAATGCAACGCGTACGGCTGAGGACGAAGATTTTTGCTCAAAAACTCCCTGTGCGGCTCTATGCCCAATCGAACTGCTGGTCGAGTCGAATCCAGCCCCGGTTCCAAGCCCGGTCGAATTGCTGGTGATGTCGACTCCAGCCCCGGCTCCAAGCCCAGTCGAATTGCTGGTGAAGTCGATTTCTGGGACAAGGACTCTACGTCGGCCTCCAAGCGGGTCGTACCGAGGGTCCAAGTTCCAAAATAGTCCTGCACTTTTTGCCTGGCCGACCTGCTGAGTGGACACTCACTCGGCCCAGGCAGTGAGTTTGGTCGATTTGCTGTAATTGCGGTTGCGCCGCGCACTGAACAGCAACTCCAAAATGGATGTTGAAACTCTCCGTACCATCTTGGAAGCCCAAACCAAGGCACAGCAACAAATGTTCACTAAGCTGATGAAACGTATGGAAAAGATAACCTCCGCTTCACATCCAACAGCTTCATCCATCGTTCCAACAGCTCCCGTCGCCACGGCCGAGTTCGTCACAAATTCCCTATCGGCACGCTTGCCTGAGTTCGTGTACGATTTGGACAGTGGTTGTACATTCGAGATCTGGTACAACTGCTACGAGGATGTAATCTCAAAGGAGGTTCTATCTTGTACGATGCAGCAAAGGCTCGACTAATCGTCTCCAAACTCGACGCCATCACATATGCCCGTTTCACGAACCATATTCTTCCTAAAAGAGCATACGATGATCCCTTAACGAAAACCGTGGCTGCTCTGAAGGGATTTTTCGGACATAATACGTCAGTACTCACGAGACGCTACGCTTACCTCAAAACACAGCGAAATGAGGAAAGTCTCAGCGACTACACCGGATTAGCCAATCAGCGCCATGCCATGACTGAGTTCAACGAGGTCACACCTGAGCAGATGAAGTGCCTCGTATGGATATGTGGACTTGTCGCCCGCAAGATGCCGATGTTCGTGCTCGTGCCCTTCGCAAGATGGAGGACAACCCTCAAACCACGCTAAAGGAGCTTGCTGCCGAAGTTAGCACTTTCTCGGCATTCGTCAGGATGTCGCAGTCCTCGAACGATCAAGTGTACCGCACGTCAACGTCGTGGATTCGCAAAAGAGACGAAATCGCCATCACTTTGTTTTCGGTGCGGAGCCAGTCACAGGTCTAGAGACTGCACATTCTTGAACCAGAGATGCCACGACTGCAGACGCTCTGGACACAAGCGAGGactctgcaaaaatttctcggaGAAGAAGAAGCGGAATCCGAAACAGAAGCGGAAATCTGCCAATACCGTCACTATTGCTTCGACTCATGCTGGCGTCGCTGTAAACCGCATCCAACGTAGAGTACAAATTGATGAGAAGACAGTACGCATGCGTCTTGATACTGGAGCAGACGTAACATTGCTGAGCACAGCAGACTGAACCGCCATGGGTCGACCTAAGATGCAATCACCCCGTCTGACACTGAAGTCTGCCAACAACGAACCGATCAACTTTCGTGGATGCTAGAATACGGTACTTGCCATGTGGCTGACACAGCTCCTGGACTGGGATGACTAAGTCAAAGACTAAACTCGCTCTGAAGCCTGACTCCAAGCCTATCTTTCTGAAGACTCGCCCGGCACCCTATGCTGCTGTCCCAAGGATTTGAACCGAAATCGATCGATCGACTTGTGTCTATACACGTGCTGGAGCCTGCTGATCACTCAGAATGGGCAGTACCCATCGTCGTCATTCAGAAGGAAAATGGATCAATCTGCCTCTGCGCAGACTACTCAACAGGACTGAACGATGCACTCGAACAAAACCAGCATCCGCTTCCAACCCCAGAGGACACCTTCACGAAACTCAACGGAGGACGCTAGTTTTCACAGCTCGACTTAGCCGAAACATATCTCCAATTAAAAGTGTACGACGTCTCAAAGCAGCTACTCACTATTAACACGCACCGTGGACTTTATCGCTTCAACCGACTACCATTTGGAGTGAAGCCAGATCCTGGCATATTCCAACAATGTATGGATGCTCTTATCGCTAAAATAGATGGAACTGCAGCCTATCTCGACTACATGTTTGCTGGTAGAACCATCGGCAAACACAATGTGCGACTAGAAGCCGTATTCAAGCGGATTCAAGACTACGGATTCCGTGTTCGACTTGACAAATGTACTTTCCTGCAGACGGAGATCACCTGCCTTGGATCAACGCACAAGAACGACACCCAGATCCAGAAAAGATCGAAGCCATCCAGAAGATGCCAGCTCCGAAGGACGTCAGTCAACTTACCTCTTTTCTGTCAATCCTAAGCTTGGATCTCCTGTTGACCCACTCTGACCCAAATCTTCCTATCATCGTTGCCGCTGATGCTTCGAATTGCGGAATGGGAGCAACCCTCTCACATCGCTTCGCAGATGGATGCGAGAAGGTCATTTATCACGCAAGCCGTTGCCTGACACAACCACAGAAGAACTACAGCCGGATTGAAAAGGAAGCACTCACTCTTATTTTCGCCGTGCAGAAGTTCCATCGTTTCATCCATGGACGACATTTCACACTGAGGACTGACCACAAAACACTTTTGGCAATTTTCGAAAGCAAGTAAGGAGTTCCGGTCTACAGTACCGACCGTCTTCAGCGACGGGCCACGATGCTGCTCAACTACAGTTTTACTATGGAGTACATCAAACCAAAGGATTTCGGCCAAGTGGGCGCTCTTTCACACCTCGTCTCGTCACAATCATCCATACCGGAGGACTACGTGATCGCCTCAATATATGCTGATGTCACATCTGAGTTCTCAGAGAACTTTCAGAATCCATTCAGACTGTTACGCAAGCCGATCGTCTTATCCAGCTTGTGATCAACTATGCGAAATCCGGGAACTGGCCCAAAGTCAACTGCCATCCTCCTCTGTGGAACTACTACAACCGCAGAAATACCATGACGTCACTACTCTACTCACTGCATCCCGCATAGTGATTCCAAGAACACTTCGACATCGTATTCTTTCAGCACTACACAAAGTTCATGCAGGCCAAACAAGGATGAAAATGCTTGCAAGAAGCTTTATCTATTGGCCCACGATGGATTCCGACATCGAAAAACTCGTCAGGATCTGCCATGATGTGCATCCGTGACAAAGGATCCGATCAAAGCTGAACTACAGTCATGGCCAGAACCACACTGGCCGTGGACTCGAGTTCGTGCTGATTTCGCCTGACCGATGGAAGAGCGATACTATCTACTTATTGTGGACGTGTACTCCAAGTGGCCCGAAGTCGTCCGGATGTCATCGTTCTCCTCAACGGCTACTATCCAAGCAATGAAGTGTATCTTTGCCAAGTTCTGAAATCCAGAGACGCTCGTCACGAACAACGGAACGCAGTTCACGTCGTCTCAGTTCATTCTGCCGTTCCCGAGCAATCTTGCACATTCACACGCCGCCGTTCCATCCACAAAGCAATGGACAAGCAGAACGTTTTGTGGACACCTTCAAAAGAACACTTGCCAAGCTGAAGGGGGAGGAACCAACAGTGGACGCACTACAGATGTTTCTGATGGCATATCGCTCCACTCCCTGCCCGTCTGCACCTGACCAGCGTCCACCTGTCGAAGCCTTCCTGGGAAGCCGATTGCGAACGGAACTCGATCTAATGCTACCTTCTAGAGATCTCACAAACGATACACGAGATATCAAAATGGAATCTCAATCCAATCGTCGAAATAGAGCACGACGCCGCAGCTCTGAGATCAACGACGCGATTTTTGTCAAGGATTGTCGAGGACAGAAACTTGGACTACAATCTTTATATCACCCTTGCGTGAGACCGCTACACGTTGAATATTGTAGGTGGAAAATTCGAAACCTTCATCTCATGGTCTGTATTTTGTAAAcgctgagaaattttttttgatcgtTCAGTTCTTGGTTGCTTCATGTGACACTCATCCCTATCTAGCCATCTGacacatatagtcgggtcaaaacgacatgaaacacggacaagcggctgcgctcaaagcggagcggtggagcgtagcggttggaatcgtgtaaggatctACTGtaaggagcgtagcggttggaatcgtgtaaggatccatgGCAAACTGCAGAGGTGTGCGGCTACCgcctttttttcagtgaatcAACTATTGCCATAAACGCATCCATGGTTTTTTTATATCCTCACCCTCTCCCCCTTTCCTCCCTTAATCACACGTAAGATAAGAGCTACACAAGTGAAGTAAGCCTACAATATTAACTTTCAGAACATGAGTGGCCTCGAGGTGATCGATCAGGGAGTGAGTTCATAGTGACTACACCCAAACACTTAGCACATTAGCGATAACGGGCTTTGATCGCACGATGCAGTTGGTACATATgtgttgctattttttttaaacacctGCACAGTAAAAAACacaatgcaaaaataaaataggtcTTGAGAATTTTGGCAgagatttcattatttaaaCACCTGCACTTCAAGGCAAGGTAGACAAGAcattatttaaatttcattttaaattttagacaTTCactgaagaaaggaaagaaaggcaTTCCACTACAGTTTCATTCATTAGAAGTGTTCGACCTACTGAATGTCTGTTTCTTTTGTAATGTATTGCAGTTCATTTTTTACAAActaattttctggataaactGGCTCCTCGCCTGACATAATCATGTTGAACTCATACAATGTATGATAATTTGATGCAGTCAGATACTAGAACGAACGGCAAGGAAGACAGGAGCGTTGAGAATGAAAACATATAAAACGAGGTCGGTCGgcaaacaaggaaaaaataaagaaaaatcgctTCAATGGACCACGATTCTGACAAACGAccctacttctttttctttcttacaaAACACAGGCACCTTTTTGCTGCACTAGCGAAGTGCCGTTATGTTTGGAGCTACGCTCCTACAAAAGGTACAGACCAACACAAATAAACAGCATCATCGACATCATAACAAGAAacctcaaaacgacatgaagcacggtgcagttgcgtaagcggttgcgctagCGCGGGAATCGACCCTCGCAAACTTTAACGAAGAATGTTGATAGCAAGCGTCCTCCCTCGATCCCAGCCGTTACGGTCttccgcgccgcttcgagcgcagccgcttatgcatctacaccgtacttcatgtcgttttgaccccacaaTAGTACATCATACTGTATACTTAACAGTGATCATACTATTGCTTTACGAATCGTGCTTGGACGAATATCCTCGGTACATTCAACTGTTTCTGATGGTTGATTGTCTGACGATGCAGATACTCTTTGTGAACACACTCGAAACCTGCCGCTTCGAAAAGGTCAACTAACTCTTCTGAAACTTTGGAACTGATAAACACACAACAATATGGGCTCAGACTTTTTCATCATCAAAAACTGAGGACATTAGTCATAAATATATGGTTACCTATCCGGAAGTAAAACGCTCGAGTTCCATCCTGCCTGACATAGAAACGATCAGCGAGTTTCGCACCACGTCCGAATCGAATCATCGCGTAATCGTTGATACCATAGTCTCGCACCACAATAGACCCGCCCGGCTGAATGTGTTAGACGAAATCGCTTCTATAACTCCCGATTCAACGACATCTTGTTCTGGAGAACATCATACCCTGACATATTTGCACATATTCTTTGCAGCTATTGCATGCTTATCAGGGTGAATCGCagagagaacaaaaatgagaGTAGCCAGATCAGCTTGCTCTGAGAAATCCGATTCATCAGAAGGCACAGATAGATCGACAATGGAGGCTTCCATATTCACCTCAAAATACACAAAATATATTTCATGAAAGCGGCATCCTCGTAATTAGGATACCCGTAGCTCACGTTGGTTGTGTAAACGTACACCAAGCTCTTTCGCCCTTTCTGAACATATTTGAATAGCTCGagatgaaaaatcaaagccttGCAAGCGAAGGCAGGGAAACGCAGACTTCAGTGGAAACAACATGTTCCCAACACCGCAACCTGCTTCCAGAAAAGTTAGCGGCTTCTGAATTGTGATTACTAAGGACTGAGCAAGTCAAGAAGTACAAGTAAAGGAAAGAATGCTAACTGTCAGATCTATATCACAACAAAGTTGTTGCATATCCTGCCCACTCC
This window of the Necator americanus strain Aroian chromosome III, whole genome shotgun sequence genome carries:
- a CDS encoding hypothetical protein (NECATOR_CHRIII.G10348.T1), which gives rise to MRNGKSGGDDGTEAEILKYLPTSGIRERTNIIYSVWIDESIPDSWRHVILISLKKLSVTDPMNYRGISLLRVMYKVLERIILDRRNKHRKETTRDEQAGFRQRRSAINQVFIVRTVIEIWQRYSKPMQLAFLDFEVAFDSPHRGRLFNVLRVDGVSGKFVRLLDDMNQLLQFEHQPDIQHRLRW
- a CDS encoding hypothetical protein (NECATOR_CHRIII.G10352.T2) — translated: MDALIAKIDGTAAYLDYMFAGRTIGKHNVRLEAVFKRIQDYGFRVRLDKYPEKIEAIQKMPAPKDVSQLTSFLSILSLDLLLTHSDPNLPIIVAADASNCGMGATLSHRFADGCEKRRSSRTTERSSRRLSSFCRSRAILHIHTPPFHPQSNGQAERFVDTFKRTLAKLKGEEPTVDALQMFLMAYRSTPCPSAPDQRPPVEAFLGSRLRTELDLMLPSRDLTNDTRDIKMESQSNRRNRARRRSSEINDAIFVKDCRGQKLGLQSLYHPCVRPLHVEYFLGCFM
- a CDS encoding hypothetical protein (NECATOR_CHRIII.G10345.T1) — encoded protein: MTRGRHQHLAPPSKVAKVNRLRFFCHILRRPADRLLQRVLGSLPGSSWKKPPGRKRKFWTEVVKEDLRTLGVDRQFRRDVRFRRIWNNDEWIDSVQALAEDREGWAELCSRTAHLGEDAGNRVRR
- a CDS encoding hypothetical protein (NECATOR_CHRIII.G10349.T1); its protein translation is MQIDQTHCLGRVSVHSAGRPGKKCRTILELGPSKSTSPAIRLGLEPGLESTSPAIRPGLEPGLDSTRPAVRLGIEPHREFLSKNLRPQPYALHSADRQLLWMPIQPKTRSFIEVEHGEENKSEHIHIKKVSSQLRDTDPRRDPRSSPFTEKRHGRSERRRMRNEISPTCVYSSLMPRKKFAFASAETRSSYSSVCVVGSTGDVNLEKRLRTKLRRQLQQDRDYEWTSRAK
- a CDS encoding hypothetical protein (NECATOR_CHRIII.G10353.T1), encoding MDSEDGSGFKSISSLAYRQLTDEEKEKLRQQDIVNQFKQNKLESEAQKNWDRFYNRNRDNFFKDRNWSGQDMQQLCCDIDLTKPLTFLEAGCGVGNMLFPLKSAFPCLRLQGFDFSSRAIQICSERAKELGVNMEASIVDLSVPSDESDFSEQADLATLIFVLSAIHPDKHAIAAKNMCKYVRPGGSIVVRDYGINDYAMIRFGRGAKLADRFYVRQDGTRAFYFRIEELVDLFEAAGFECVHKEYLHRQTINHQKQLNVPRIFVQARFVKQ
- a CDS encoding hypothetical protein (NECATOR_CHRIII.G10347.T1), whose product is MWIFSRPRTGIRVNGQPIELVDEFCYLGCTLKNNGSYERYVQQRCARATSAFNSLTKCLLSTPITNEVKLRVYLSAIRPIMMYGSETWAAPSTVMERLDCTERKLLRN
- a CDS encoding hypothetical protein (NECATOR_CHRIII.G10350.T1), with product MDVETLRTILEAQTKAQQQMFTKLMKRMEKITSASHPTASSIVPTAPVATAEFVTNSLSARLPEFVYDLDSAKARLIVSKLDAITYARFTNHILPKRAYDDPLTKTVAALKGFFGHNTSVLTRRYAYLKTQRNEESLSDYTGLANQRHAMTEFNEVTPEQMKCLVWICGLVARKMPMSLLPKLALSRHSSGCRSPRTIKCTARQRRGFAKETKSPSLCFRRSGHKRGLCKNFSEKKKRNPKQKRKSANTVTIASTHAGVAVNRIQRRVQIDEKTVRMRLDTGADVTLLSTAD
- a CDS encoding hypothetical protein (NECATOR_CHRIII.G10350.T2) gives rise to the protein MFTKLMKRMEKITSASHPTASSIVPTAPVATAEFVTNSLSARLPEFVYDLDSAKARLIVSKLDAITYARFTNHILPKRAYDDPLTKTVAALKGFFGHNTSVLTRRYAYLKTQRNEESLSDYTGLANQRHAMTEFNEVTPEQMKCLVWICGLVARKMPMSLLPKLALSRHSSGCRSPRTIKCTARQRRGFAKETKSPSLCFRRSGHKRGLCKNFSEKKKRNPKQKRKSANTVTIASTHAGVAVNRIQRRVQIDEKTVRMRLDTGADVTLLSTAD
- a CDS encoding hypothetical protein (NECATOR_CHRIII.G10346.T1), with amino-acid sequence MPVVDPHHQRSQAASLLIRNSPHHDVRIGDLGSTINGYGEARLHGTKAAQKLMWRPADRLLQRVLGSLPGSSWKKPPGRKRKFWTEVVKEDLRTLGVDRQFRRDVRFRRIWNNDEWIDSVQALAEDREGWAELCSRTAHLGEDAGNRVRR
- a CDS encoding hypothetical protein (NECATOR_CHRIII.G10352.T1), with product MDALIAKIDGTAAYLDYMFAGRTIGKHNVRLEAVFKRIQDYGFRVRLDKYPEKIEAIQKMPAPKDVSQLTSFLSILSLDLLLTHSDPNLPIIVAADASNCGMGATLSHRFADGCEKRRSSRTTERSSRRLSSFCRSRAILHIHTPPFHPQSNGQAERFVDTFKRTLAKLKGEEPTVDALQMFLMAYRSTPCPSAPDQRPPVEAFLGSRLRTELDLMLPSRDLTNDTRDIKMESQSNRRNRARRRSSEINDAIFVKDCRGQKLGLQSLYHPCTFTEERKERHSTTVSFIRSVRPTECLFLL
- a CDS encoding hypothetical protein (NECATOR_CHRIII.G10351.T1), which encodes MLLSQGFEPKSIDRLVSIHVLEPADHSEWAVPIVVIQKENGSICLCADYSTGLNDALEQNQHPLPTPEDTFTKLNGGR